A genomic stretch from Halobellus sp. LT62 includes:
- a CDS encoding helicase HerA domain-containing protein — protein MDLGDFEPGGEDRSSGGRRGEDRPSGGSDSEDRSAGGSGGEDRSAGGSGGEDRSSGGSDGEQSAADSSAGTREDVAFEPYDVDPAGEDRGLGAIAVSQGLRVAEDGDDTTLRAYVTSDNRDAVRLGKYLLVPYPDDELLFSRITALEYAQEFQTDDATEIHARRAMRRDGFEERDYKFVASLAPLAVLFEDESADAGSRAGSEAGDGAGDAGDADDLKRRMVDRVPKPGAVVAEATDPEQIKTGLAIPSAGIFLGHLSVGGEKVRTAAQPPTIDYRLRDDYDDGDPLVFRHTLVAGGTGSGKTHATKNVLRQLLAEDRTYEMDDGRSARLAVVQFDPQDEYAQMHDDNPAMDDSTARRYEREKIVHGGHDDTIALVPKEDGVPYGGDNHRAEQLAFTIPFSMARDRPWLVAGSSLNENQYPALVQLLNRFFREYGDSGTYAEFLTFLDDPALKEELDESGRVHEATFDAVKRRVHGVPDGVFDQSARPITELDHQLVRPGGLTVIPTYHLSTSRAKEMFVLAVSSLLIDDKLSNAPDSERIKETPLLLGMDEAHNFLADADNVQARKVISKFTEAAKQGRKERLGLFLVTQDPQDVAESVFKQINTRLVLNLGDEDAIKSVNIPPELEDKVPYMEKGQLVVYSPDNSEPVELVGLPVCLTRHGE, from the coding sequence ATGGATCTCGGGGATTTCGAGCCCGGCGGCGAAGATCGATCGTCCGGGGGGAGACGCGGCGAAGACCGGCCCTCCGGGGGAAGCGACAGCGAGGATCGATCCGCTGGAGGGAGCGGTGGCGAAGACCGATCCGCTGGAGGGAGCGGTGGCGAAGACCGGTCCTCTGGAGGGAGCGACGGCGAACAGTCAGCGGCGGACTCCTCGGCCGGAACGCGCGAAGACGTCGCCTTCGAACCCTACGACGTCGACCCCGCGGGCGAGGACCGCGGGCTCGGCGCGATCGCGGTCTCACAGGGGCTCCGCGTCGCCGAGGACGGCGACGACACGACGCTGCGTGCGTACGTGACGAGCGACAACCGCGACGCCGTGCGCTTGGGCAAGTACCTGCTCGTCCCCTACCCGGACGACGAGCTGCTCTTTTCGCGGATCACCGCGCTCGAATACGCCCAAGAGTTCCAGACCGACGACGCGACCGAGATCCACGCCCGCCGAGCGATGCGACGCGACGGGTTCGAAGAGCGCGATTACAAGTTCGTCGCGTCGCTCGCGCCGCTCGCGGTGCTCTTCGAGGACGAGAGCGCAGACGCGGGGAGTCGCGCCGGAAGCGAGGCGGGCGACGGGGCGGGCGACGCTGGCGACGCGGACGATTTGAAGCGCCGGATGGTCGACCGCGTCCCGAAACCCGGCGCAGTCGTCGCCGAAGCGACCGATCCCGAGCAGATAAAGACCGGGCTCGCGATCCCCTCGGCGGGGATCTTTCTCGGGCATCTCTCCGTCGGCGGCGAGAAGGTCCGCACCGCGGCGCAGCCGCCAACGATCGATTACCGGCTCCGAGACGACTACGACGACGGCGACCCGCTGGTGTTCCGCCACACGCTCGTCGCCGGCGGCACCGGGTCGGGCAAGACGCACGCGACGAAGAACGTTCTTCGGCAGTTGCTGGCCGAGGACCGCACCTACGAGATGGACGACGGGCGATCGGCCAGACTGGCGGTCGTCCAGTTCGACCCGCAGGACGAGTACGCCCAGATGCACGACGACAACCCCGCGATGGACGACTCGACAGCCCGACGCTACGAGCGAGAGAAGATCGTCCACGGCGGTCACGACGACACGATCGCACTCGTGCCGAAGGAAGACGGCGTCCCCTACGGCGGCGACAACCACCGCGCCGAGCAGTTGGCGTTCACGATCCCCTTCTCGATGGCGCGGGACCGGCCGTGGCTCGTCGCGGGTAGTAGCCTCAACGAGAATCAGTACCCCGCGCTCGTCCAACTGCTGAACAGGTTCTTCCGCGAGTACGGCGACAGCGGCACGTACGCGGAGTTCCTGACGTTCCTCGATGACCCCGCGCTGAAGGAGGAACTCGACGAGTCGGGACGGGTTCACGAGGCGACGTTCGACGCGGTGAAGCGCCGCGTGCACGGCGTCCCCGACGGCGTCTTCGATCAGTCCGCGCGACCGATCACGGAGCTGGATCACCAGCTCGTCCGCCCCGGCGGCCTGACCGTGATCCCGACGTACCATCTCTCGACGAGCCGCGCGAAGGAGATGTTCGTCCTCGCGGTGTCGAGTCTGCTGATCGACGACAAGCTCTCGAACGCGCCCGACTCCGAGCGGATCAAGGAGACGCCCCTGCTCTTGGGAATGGACGAGGCGCACAACTTCCTCGCGGACGCCGACAACGTCCAAGCGCGGAAGGTCATCTCGAAGTTCACCGAGGCGGCCAAGCAGGGGCGAAAAGAGCGGTTGGGGCTGTTCTTGGTCACCCAAGACCCACAGGACGTCGCCGAATCGGTGTTCAAGCAGATCAACACCCGCTTGGTGCTCAACCTCGGCGACGAGGACGCGATCAAGAGCGTCAACATCCCGCCCGAGTTGGAGGACAAGGTGCCGTATATGGAGAAGGGGCAGCTCGTCGTCTACTCGCCCGACAACTCCGAGCCGGTCGAGCTCGTCGGCCTGCCGGTCTGTCTGACCCGTCACGGGGAGTGA
- a CDS encoding DUF7113 family protein, which yields MLLVRGHAGGTTLTGTVFERGERAPSYKGAPDEDAPYVWVCDEFYEVESGGSETTIDGETIRVAFESPMPRGFETRDRAVEAAKAHVRTQFARVGVPESDVRIEVIKEEPGAEHS from the coding sequence ATGCTCTTAGTGCGCGGCCATGCCGGAGGGACCACGCTGACCGGGACGGTTTTCGAGCGCGGCGAGCGTGCGCCCTCCTACAAGGGCGCGCCCGACGAGGACGCGCCGTACGTGTGGGTCTGCGACGAGTTCTACGAGGTCGAGAGCGGCGGTTCGGAGACGACGATCGACGGCGAGACGATCCGCGTCGCCTTCGAGTCGCCGATGCCGCGGGGGTTCGAGACGCGCGATCGGGCGGTCGAGGCGGCGAAAGCCCACGTCCGCACGCAGTTCGCCCGGGTCGGGGTCCCCGAGTCGGACGTCCGGATCGAGGTGATCAAAGAGGAGCCGGGCGCGGAGCATTCGTAA
- a CDS encoding DNA double-strand break repair nuclease NurA produces the protein MTLDPVHVDSIADLAAYLARHVDDADHVDVAAQIWEHFLDPLYGSDGRVVLEPVDERRLRAANAEDVALATPPFETVHGLDSGTINPTTFKNGLVLDVAQAAMAAVPSDLDLHRHRSIVAATHVTDGTVPIDEPWRKRDEGYCRWRVLQVPRVNRYAEGIVHALALYLAESAHALEHAEKVSDLLVLDGPLYPVELLNWRERDAELRELAEELKPRSIVENYIRLVESFVERDVPLCGFVKNPASKRIVGTLRDGDVDFDVPWTDDAAFFTRLLERPDPNEPSNDADGSTGRGAVRGPEGRQTDHVTFTNWFVSRGGVDATVAADGDAYGIDRRLDPECYEKCFFAVYEPRTDVLYRVEAPYAFARDPEVREALTRQFVGEVAANRGPPEAVAKADELARISAREKSSLRRKFAETLETDEVKRYDEVRWGVD, from the coding sequence GTGACACTGGATCCCGTCCACGTCGACAGTATCGCCGATTTGGCGGCCTACCTCGCGCGACACGTGGACGACGCGGACCACGTCGACGTCGCCGCGCAGATCTGGGAGCACTTTCTCGATCCGCTGTACGGCTCCGACGGCCGCGTCGTTCTCGAACCAGTCGACGAACGGCGTCTCCGCGCGGCCAACGCCGAGGACGTCGCACTCGCGACGCCCCCGTTCGAGACGGTCCACGGACTGGATTCGGGGACGATCAACCCCACGACGTTCAAGAACGGCCTCGTGTTGGACGTCGCACAGGCCGCGATGGCCGCCGTTCCGTCGGATCTCGACCTGCACCGCCACCGGAGCATCGTCGCGGCGACGCACGTCACCGACGGGACCGTCCCGATCGACGAGCCGTGGCGCAAGCGCGACGAGGGCTACTGTCGATGGCGTGTGTTGCAGGTGCCGCGGGTCAACCGCTACGCGGAGGGCATCGTCCACGCCCTCGCGCTGTACCTCGCAGAGAGCGCGCACGCGCTCGAACACGCCGAGAAAGTGTCCGACCTGCTCGTGCTCGACGGGCCGCTGTACCCCGTCGAACTGCTCAACTGGCGCGAGCGCGACGCGGAGCTCCGCGAGTTGGCCGAGGAACTGAAGCCTCGCTCGATCGTCGAGAACTACATCCGCCTCGTGGAGTCGTTCGTCGAACGCGACGTGCCGCTCTGCGGGTTCGTCAAGAACCCCGCCTCCAAGCGGATCGTCGGCACGCTCCGCGACGGCGACGTCGACTTCGACGTCCCGTGGACGGACGACGCGGCGTTCTTCACGCGACTGTTGGAGCGCCCGGATCCGAACGAGCCGTCGAACGACGCGGACGGATCGACCGGTCGAGGCGCGGTTCGCGGCCCGGAGGGCCGACAGACCGACCACGTGACGTTCACGAACTGGTTCGTCTCCCGCGGCGGCGTCGACGCCACGGTCGCCGCCGACGGCGACGCCTACGGGATCGACCGACGGCTGGATCCCGAGTGCTACGAGAAGTGCTTCTTCGCCGTCTACGAACCGCGCACTGACGTCCTCTACCGCGTCGAAGCGCCGTACGCGTTCGCCCGCGATCCGGAGGTCCGCGAGGCGCTCACCCGGCAGTTCGTCGGCGAGGTGGCCGCGAACCGCGGCCCGCCCGAAGCCGTCGCGAAGGCCGACGAGCTCGCGCGGATCAGCGCCAGAGAGAAGTCCTCGCTCCGCCGGAAGTTCGCGGAGACGCTCGAAACCGACGAGGTGAAGCGCTACGACGAGGTTCGGTGGGGCGTCGACTGA
- a CDS encoding HAD family hydrolase yields MTITAVGFDLDETLAVSTRDRTSILADATERADAPPLTREEYLESHARNLTSETRTPIFAALLNERDTDADPETLATAYRREIADALVPVSGVESMLQRLREEYRVGLLTNGPRVAQRDKLSTLGWADAFDAALVTGELDAGKPDVRAFEALLDALGSEADETVYVGDDVDADIAGAADAGLIPIQVLYDGGPDPSPRAAAHIRREELVRRLPEVLAEL; encoded by the coding sequence GTGACGATCACTGCGGTCGGGTTCGACCTCGACGAGACGCTCGCCGTATCGACGCGGGACCGGACGTCAATTCTCGCGGATGCGACCGAGCGCGCGGACGCGCCGCCGCTGACGCGCGAGGAGTACTTGGAATCCCACGCGCGCAACCTCACCAGCGAGACGCGAACGCCGATCTTCGCCGCGCTGCTGAACGAGCGCGACACCGACGCGGACCCCGAGACCCTCGCGACCGCGTACCGTCGGGAGATCGCCGACGCGCTCGTCCCGGTTTCGGGCGTCGAGTCGATGCTGCAGCGGCTTCGCGAGGAGTACCGCGTCGGCCTTCTCACGAACGGGCCGCGGGTCGCCCAGCGCGACAAACTGTCGACGCTCGGATGGGCCGACGCGTTCGACGCGGCGCTGGTGACGGGCGAACTCGACGCCGGAAAGCCGGACGTACGCGCCTTCGAGGCGCTGCTCGACGCGCTCGGGAGCGAGGCCGACGAGACCGTCTACGTCGGCGACGACGTCGACGCCGACATCGCGGGCGCGGCCGACGCGGGGCTGATTCCGATCCAAGTCCTCTACGACGGCGGCCCCGATCCGTCGCCACGGGCCGCCGCCCACATCCGACGCGAGGAGTTAGTGCGTCGACTGCCCGAGGTTCTCGCGGAGCTGTAA
- a CDS encoding DUF2240 family protein — translation MSLEVTVAVPFKQQGTTRLGEGEFVVALSLDRSWFSPDQAKRLIDVATGRGLLIREDGDVVAQFDPPAVTVPDEYEPDQSILREQSAFERILDALVAAGCDKQEAVADVNERQRRLGISVEAAAALYAREQDVDVGEAVRRAKATFEQ, via the coding sequence ATGAGCTTGGAGGTCACTGTCGCCGTCCCGTTCAAACAGCAGGGGACGACGCGCCTCGGCGAAGGGGAGTTCGTCGTCGCGCTCTCGCTCGACCGGAGTTGGTTCTCGCCGGACCAAGCCAAGCGGCTCATCGATGTAGCGACCGGTCGCGGCCTCCTCATCCGCGAGGACGGTGACGTCGTCGCGCAGTTCGACCCGCCCGCGGTGACCGTTCCGGACGAATACGAACCCGACCAGTCGATCCTCCGCGAACAGTCCGCCTTCGAGCGCATCCTCGACGCGCTCGTCGCCGCCGGCTGCGACAAACAGGAGGCCGTCGCCGACGTGAACGAACGCCAGCGACGCCTCGGGATCTCGGTCGAGGCGGCCGCGGCGCTGTACGCCCGCGAACAGGACGTCGACGTCGGCGAGGCGGTCCGGCGCGCGAAAGCGACGTTCGAGCAGTAG
- a CDS encoding acetyl-CoA synthetase, whose protein sequence is MNGDSDFDPDAGSASDIGSASDADSAPGSPSDYPPPCSEPETVADLVARDRRASGTALRAHGPGRSHSYREFVTTSYKAGNVLRYLGIRVGEEVLVVPTSLPEPVLAFFGAAQLGAVTRFSDEIDGSPPRVVVAPAEREDEFDLPPGHRLVVYGDRPESATTTHWETEVWSENPAVHPVDVDGSDPLLAAEGGEITHAEALSRASGVVDDSGLGPGVEGVVRGSLSESEAVVSGLLAPILAGGTVVFPEERSDNNT, encoded by the coding sequence ATGAACGGCGATTCCGACTTCGACCCCGACGCTGGTTCGGCGTCCGACATCGGTTCAGCGTCCGACGCCGATTCAGCCCCCGGTTCTCCGAGCGACTATCCCCCGCCGTGCAGCGAACCGGAGACCGTGGCGGACCTCGTCGCTCGTGACCGTCGAGCGTCGGGTACCGCGCTGCGCGCGCACGGCCCCGGCCGATCCCACAGCTATCGCGAGTTCGTCACGACCTCGTATAAGGCCGGCAACGTGCTCCGATATCTCGGCATCCGCGTGGGCGAGGAGGTGCTCGTCGTCCCGACGTCGCTTCCCGAACCGGTGCTCGCGTTCTTCGGCGCGGCCCAGTTGGGCGCGGTGACCCGCTTTTCCGACGAAATCGACGGGTCACCCCCGCGGGTCGTCGTCGCGCCCGCCGAGCGCGAAGACGAGTTCGACCTCCCACCGGGTCATCGCCTCGTCGTCTACGGCGACCGACCCGAGTCGGCGACAACGACCCACTGGGAGACGGAGGTGTGGAGCGAGAACCCCGCCGTCCACCCAGTTGATGTCGACGGCTCGGACCCGCTACTCGCCGCTGAGGGCGGCGAGATCACACACGCGGAAGCGCTTTCGAGGGCTTCGGGCGTCGTCGACGATTCGGGGCTCGGCCCCGGCGTCGAAGGCGTCGTTCGGGGATCGCTCTCGGAGTCAGAGGCCGTCGTCTCCGGACTGCTCGCACCGATTCTCGCCGGGGGAACCGTCGTGTTCCCCGAGGAGAGAAGTGACAACAACACCTAA
- a CDS encoding cupin domain-containing protein — MSYTKASVGEGDEKAPGMHFLRETLDCENLGFTVLDAEAGWSGMEHDHAEDDHEEVYYLVEGTAAIEVDGTKVQLDAGEAVRVAPDATRTLSASESSTFVIVGAP, encoded by the coding sequence ATGTCGTACACCAAAGCCAGTGTCGGCGAAGGCGACGAAAAGGCTCCCGGGATGCATTTCCTCCGCGAGACGCTCGACTGCGAGAACCTCGGGTTCACCGTCCTCGACGCCGAAGCGGGTTGGAGCGGGATGGAGCACGACCACGCCGAGGACGACCACGAGGAAGTGTACTACCTCGTCGAGGGCACCGCGGCGATCGAGGTCGACGGCACCAAAGTCCAACTGGACGCCGGCGAGGCCGTCCGAGTCGCACCGGATGCGACGCGAACGCTCAGCGCCTCGGAATCCAGCACGTTCGTCATCGTCGGCGCGCCCTGA
- a CDS encoding cupin domain-containing protein, with the protein MADFSVVDPDDVPKEQFNTCETSVRKLTDSLGATELRVNQVIVDPGEVTTPHTHDGQEEVFVAMTDAQIAIEGDVHEVSEGGVVRVHPDTTRNLLNRTDDETHVWLAFGAPPVGTVDDFGSYVVDEE; encoded by the coding sequence ATGGCGGATTTCAGTGTCGTCGACCCCGACGACGTACCGAAAGAGCAGTTCAACACCTGTGAGACGTCGGTGCGGAAACTGACAGACTCTCTCGGAGCTACCGAACTCAGGGTGAATCAGGTGATCGTCGATCCCGGGGAGGTGACCACGCCGCACACCCACGATGGGCAGGAGGAGGTGTTCGTCGCGATGACCGACGCGCAAATCGCTATCGAAGGCGACGTTCACGAGGTGTCGGAGGGCGGCGTCGTGCGCGTTCACCCCGATACGACCCGAAACCTGCTGAACCGCACCGACGACGAGACCCACGTCTGGCTGGCGTTCGGCGCGCCCCCGGTCGGGACGGTCGACGATTTCGGTTCGTACGTCGTCGACGAGGAGTGA